One region of Malania oleifera isolate guangnan ecotype guangnan chromosome 6, ASM2987363v1, whole genome shotgun sequence genomic DNA includes:
- the LOC131157693 gene encoding 1-aminocyclopropane-1-carboxylate oxidase 1-like, which translates to MEIPVIDFNMLSGDKRGEGMALLHEACANWGFFMVENHGVDKELMEKVKKLVNLHYEESMKDGFYKSEIANGLEKGGRTSDTDWESSFFAWHRPTSNINDFTNLSQDLRKAVDEYIGQLIKLAEKLSELMCENLGLEKGYIKEAFSGNRGASVGTKVAKYPKCPQPELVRGLREHTDAGGIILLLQDDQVPGLEFFKDEKWVEIPPSKNNVIFVNTGDQVEVLSNGRYKSALHRVMANKNGSRLSIATFYNPADDAIISPAPKLLYPTHYRFQDYLKLYATTKFADKAPRFESMKETTPNGQQSLLV; encoded by the exons atggagaTTCCTGTGATTGACTTTAACATGCTGAGCGGCGATAAGAGGGGAGAAGGAATGGCACTTCTGCACGAGGCTTGTGCGAACTGGGGCTTCTTTATG GTTGAGAACCATGGAGTTGACAAAGAGTTGATGGAGAAGGTGAAGAAACTGGTGAATTTGCACTATGAGGAGAGCATGAAAGACGGGTTTTATAAGTCAGAGATAGCCAATGGCTTGGAGAAGGGGGGACGTACCTCCGATACAGACTGGGAGAGCAGTTTCTTCGCTTGGCATCGACCAACTTCTAACATAAATGACTTCACAAACCTCTCGCAGGATCTTCG CAAGGCAGTGGACGAATACATTGGGCAACTAATAAAATTAGCAGAGAAGTTATCTGAACTCATGTGTGAGAATCTCGGTTTAGAGAAGGGTTACATCAAAGAGGCATTTTCGGGAAATAGAGGTGCTTCCGTGGGGACAAAAGTGGCAAAATACCCTAAATGTCCCCAACCTGAACTCGTAAGGGGACTCCGAGAGCACACCGATGCTGGTGGAATAATCCTCCTGCTCCAGGATGACCAAGTCCCTGGTCTGGAATTCTTCAAAGATGAGAAATGGGTGGAGATTCCACCTTCCAAAAACAATGTGATCTTTGTTAACACAGGTGACCAAGTTGAAGTGTTGAGTAATGGAAGATACAAGAGTGCTCTGCACCGCGTCATGGCAAACAAGAATGGAAGCAGACTGTCCATTGCTACCTTCTACAATCCTGCGGATGATGCCATCATTTCTCCAGCCCCCAAACTCTTATACCCAACTCACTACCGTTTTCAAGATTACCTAAAACTTTATGCCACAACTAAGTTTGCGGACAAGGCCCCTAGATTTGAATCGATGAAGGAAACAACGCCCAATGGGCAGCAGAGTCTCCTTGTCTAG